A region of the Curvibacter sp. AEP1-3 genome:
ACCCAGGTGGCGCCGCCTGCGGTGTTGAGCAGTGCGTTCAACAAAGGCCAATCGCTCACGGCGTCAGAGCCGTCTTGCATGCTTTCGGTCTCGCGGTTGGGTGATGCGACCGAGCCGCTGTCCAGATGGTCACGGCCAATGACGATAGGAGCTTTGAGCTCACCGTTCTTCACCATCTCGTTAAAGGCCAGACCTGCGCGGTGGCGCTCGCCCAGGCCGATCCAGCAGATGCGTGCCGGCAGGCCCTGGAAGGCAATTCGCTCGCCCGCCATGTCCAGCCAACGGTGCAGGTGCGCGTCTTCGGGGAATAACTCTTTCATCTTCGCGTCCGTCTTGCGGATGTCTTCCGGGTCGCCACTCAAGGCCACCCAGCGGAATGGACCCTTGCCACGGCAGAACAGGGGACGCACATAGGCGGGCACAAAGCCGGGGAAGTCAAATGCGTTCTTCACGCCCTGGTCCAGCGCCACCTGGCGAATGTTGTTGCCGTAGTCCACGGTGGGAATACCCATGGTCTGGAAGTCCAGCATGGCCTGCACATGCACCGCGCAGCCTTGCGCGGCAGCCAAGCGCAGCGCAGCGTGCTGGGTGTCGTCCGCCTGCGCTGCGCGCCACTGCTCTACTGACCAGCCGGGCGGCAGGTAGCCGTGCACCAGGTCGTGTGCGGAGGTCTGGTCGGTCACCATATCGGGGCGCGGTCCACCGGCGCGGGCGCGGCGCACCATCTCGGGCAGCAGCTCGGCGGCATTGCCCAGCAAGGCCACCGACACCGCCTTGCCTTCAGCCGCATAACGGGCCATGCGCTGCAGCGCGTCGTCCAGATCCGTGGCTTGCTCGTCCACATAGCGGGT
Encoded here:
- the hutU gene encoding urocanate hydratase, with translation MSAPSQARHVRAPHGTTLHCKNWLTEAAYRMLQNNLDPEVAEDPDALVVYGGIGKAARNWDCFDAILVSLRNLNEDETLLVQSGKPVGVFRSHADAPRVLIANSNLVPKWATWEHFHELDKKGLMMYGQMTAGSWIYIGSQGIVQGTYETFVEAGKQHFGGSLQGKWILTAGLGGMGGAQPLAASFAGASSLNIECQQSRIDFRLKTRYVDEQATDLDDALQRMARYAAEGKAVSVALLGNAAELLPEMVRRARAGGPRPDMVTDQTSAHDLVHGYLPPGWSVEQWRAAQADDTQHAALRLAAAQGCAVHVQAMLDFQTMGIPTVDYGNNIRQVALDQGVKNAFDFPGFVPAYVRPLFCRGKGPFRWVALSGDPEDIRKTDAKMKELFPEDAHLHRWLDMAGERIAFQGLPARICWIGLGERHRAGLAFNEMVKNGELKAPIVIGRDHLDSGSVASPNRETESMQDGSDAVSDWPLLNALLNTAGGATWVSLHHGGGVGMGYSQHSGVVIVADGTDAAAKRLERVLWNDPGTGVMRHADAGYEIAKQCAREQGMNLPMLKG